The Campylobacter sp. RM10537 genome has a segment encoding these proteins:
- the dsbI gene encoding disulfide bond formation protein DsbI, whose amino-acid sequence MNEINKAKKFYTLMCLAGFLIILLPVGTANIIFGYFLADSPCVLCWGQREAMIFIGVMALFIVRYGMKGKYLAALLIMTAAGLYQSFAHFGNHAMEDLDQGFGLPVFGIHTYFWAEVVFWAVVLLLGFIFIFAPKFSAFDKELNGEKFRKYTGFSLAAVVISAIIVASNVFQAFVGTGIFPYVGQGDPVRFTLNPKYIIWSTDSWHGLWQNISFLGKRDVKAPDYAFAPASDKLGIKFDNDVNNSPFAKIDENLKILDEQTINFNKAINTLDFINDEFVASSKWDVYFLDNNFTTKDSFELDPYFSASIDPIIGIIPYMNDKFILMGSNKSFLRFKKNPNANDTLQYADFVKGANHFEGQGKDLGRGRLSTVRSKFNHVASMTTDDKYFYLATVPNNKDAKTFVISKYSLKDLVLSGEFTPKADLKEGRTLGDLYITSMTDKDGKIYALSKNHNVIAVIDPVKEEVIKTLSFPNTITNARSIFFKDGKINILSYQDGANKLFALN is encoded by the coding sequence ATGAACGAAATTAATAAAGCAAAAAAATTTTATACCTTAATGTGTCTAGCGGGTTTTTTAATCATACTTTTACCTGTAGGAACTGCAAATATTATTTTTGGTTACTTTCTAGCTGATAGCCCTTGTGTACTTTGCTGGGGACAAAGAGAAGCGATGATTTTTATCGGGGTAATGGCTCTTTTCATAGTTCGTTATGGTATGAAAGGAAAATATTTAGCTGCTCTTTTGATTATGACTGCAGCGGGTCTTTATCAGTCTTTTGCTCATTTTGGAAATCATGCTATGGAAGATTTAGATCAAGGTTTTGGCTTGCCTGTTTTTGGAATTCATACCTATTTTTGGGCCGAAGTTGTATTTTGGGCTGTTGTATTGCTTTTAGGTTTTATTTTTATTTTTGCACCAAAATTCAGTGCTTTTGATAAAGAATTAAATGGTGAAAAATTTAGAAAATATACCGGCTTCTCACTTGCCGCTGTTGTTATTAGTGCTATTATTGTAGCTTCTAATGTTTTTCAAGCTTTTGTAGGAACTGGAATATTCCCTTATGTAGGCCAAGGAGATCCTGTAAGATTTACCCTTAATCCAAAATATATTATTTGGAGTACAGATAGTTGGCATGGATTATGGCAAAATATCTCTTTCTTAGGAAAACGTGATGTTAAAGCTCCCGATTATGCTTTTGCACCAGCAAGCGATAAACTAGGAATTAAATTTGATAATGATGTCAATAATTCTCCATTTGCAAAAATCGATGAAAATCTTAAAATATTAGATGAGCAAACTATTAATTTCAATAAAGCAATCAATACTCTGGACTTTATTAATGATGAATTTGTAGCAAGTTCTAAATGGGATGTGTATTTCTTAGATAATAATTTTACCACAAAAGATAGTTTTGAACTTGATCCATATTTTTCAGCAAGCATTGATCCTATTATAGGAATCATTCCTTATATGAATGATAAATTTATCCTTATGGGCTCTAATAAATCTTTCTTAAGATTTAAGAAAAATCCAAATGCAAATGATACTTTACAATATGCTGATTTTGTAAAAGGAGCCAATCACTTTGAGGGTCAAGGAAAAGATTTGGGTCGTGGAAGATTAAGCACCGTAAGATCTAAATTTAATCACGTAGCAAGTATGACTACAGATGATAAATATTTTTATCTTGCTACAGTTCCAAACAATAAAGATGCTAAAACCTTTGTTATCTCTAAATACTCTTTAAAAGATCTTGTTTTATCTGGAGAATTCACACCAAAAGCAGATCTTAAAGAAGGTAGAACTTTGGGCGATCTTTATATCACTTCAATGACTGATAAAGATGGAAAAATATATGCTCTAAGTAAAAATCATAATGTTATAGCGGTAATTGATCCAGTTAAAGAAGAAGTTATTAAAACCCTATCTTTTCCAAATACTATAACTAATGCAAGAAGTATTTTCTTTAAAGATGGAAAAATCAATATTCTTTCTTATCAAGATGGAGCAAATAAACTCTTTGCCTTAAATTAA
- the dba gene encoding disulfide bond formation protein Dba: MEFLELLLIFVALILIIKKPEKENLAFSLVMIAWLMMIIFYVGHKSTGLLTIMNL, from the coding sequence ATGGAGTTTTTGGAACTTTTATTAATTTTTGTTGCCTTAATACTCATCATTAAAAAACCAGAAAAAGAAAATTTGGCTTTTAGTTTAGTGATGATAGCTTGGCTTATGATGATTATTTTTTATGTTGGTCACAAATCAACTGGACTTTTAACCATAATGAATTTGTAA
- a CDS encoding methyl-accepting chemotaxis protein has translation MQDMHLLMNKVGSTLTQLVDLINENNAKEQNVVVNMDNLTQSADNIIEITDSVRDIADQTNLLALNAAVEAARAGEHGRGFAVVADEVGKLAEKTSKSLLSINATVNTIVQQINDNKSLMDLIHESMKETSDKTNSLQQELINSMHKLESSIQSTQFMKDKSTEVQEKMIVLRNSVDKVNELANLIKNLSCEINNISSNVFNGASKLSQKLNNFK, from the coding sequence ATGCAAGATATGCATTTACTGATGAATAAAGTCGGAAGCACCCTTACTCAACTTGTTGATCTTATTAATGAAAATAATGCAAAAGAACAAAATGTTGTTGTTAATATGGATAACTTAACTCAAAGTGCTGACAATATTATAGAAATTACTGACTCTGTTAGAGATATAGCAGATCAAACCAATTTACTTGCCCTTAATGCAGCTGTTGAGGCAGCTAGAGCGGGTGAGCATGGTAGAGGTTTTGCAGTAGTTGCTGATGAGGTTGGAAAACTTGCTGAGAAAACAAGCAAATCTCTTTTAAGTATTAATGCTACTGTTAATACTATTGTACAACAAATCAATGATAATAAATCTTTGATGGATCTTATTCACGAGTCCATGAAAGAAACTTCAGACAAAACTAATAGTTTGCAACAAGAACTTATTAATTCTATGCATAAGCTAGAAAGCTCTATACAATCGACTCAATTTATGAAAGATAAAAGTACAGAAGTGCAAGAAAAAATGATTGTTTTAAGAAATAGCGTTGATAAGGTAAATGAACTTGCTAATCTTATTAAAAATCTTTCTTGTGAAATAAATAATATTTCTAGCAATGTTTTCAATGGAGCTTCTAAGCTTTCGCAAAAACTTAATAATTTTAAATAA
- a CDS encoding cytochrome-c peroxidase: MKIFYAMLFLITTTFAIDMITPLPDKINYNKEKAILGKKLYMDTSLSKDGKISCNTCHNINNYGVDNTTNSTGVNNQLDTPFNTPTTFNSVFNFVQFWNGRAQNLQEQAKVPLFNPKEMGLTPEFLLKQVNANPDYVKSFKDIYGEITVDNIADAIKEFEKTLITPDSPFDRYLKGDKNAISEKAKRGYEEFKAQGCISCHQGQNIGGNMFQKIGIFQEYPNQENLGRYEITKKESDKMVFKVPSLRNIAKTAPYYHDGSIPTLDACVQFMAYYQLGKFLNQETVDDIVAFLESLTGEYHDSIQ; encoded by the coding sequence ATGAAAATATTCTATGCAATGCTATTTTTAATAACAACAACATTTGCAATTGATATGATCACTCCGCTTCCAGATAAAATAAACTATAACAAAGAAAAGGCTATTCTTGGAAAAAAATTATATATGGACACCTCCTTATCTAAAGATGGAAAGATATCTTGCAATACTTGCCATAATATTAATAATTATGGAGTTGACAATACTACAAATTCAACAGGAGTAAACAATCAACTAGATACACCTTTTAACACACCAACAACTTTTAATTCTGTATTTAATTTTGTCCAATTTTGGAATGGACGAGCACAAAATCTACAAGAGCAGGCAAAAGTACCTTTGTTTAATCCTAAAGAGATGGGATTAACTCCAGAATTTCTTTTAAAACAAGTAAATGCAAATCCTGACTATGTAAAGAGTTTTAAAGATATTTATGGAGAAATTACTGTAGATAATATAGCTGATGCGATTAAAGAATTTGAAAAAACACTTATTACTCCAGATTCTCCTTTTGATAGATATTTAAAAGGGGATAAAAATGCAATTTCTGAAAAAGCAAAAAGAGGCTATGAAGAATTCAAAGCTCAAGGTTGTATTTCTTGCCATCAAGGACAAAATATAGGTGGTAATATGTTTCAAAAAATTGGTATTTTTCAAGAATATCCTAATCAAGAAAATTTAGGACGTTATGAAATCACAAAAAAAGAAAGCGATAAAATGGTATTTAAAGTACCAAGCCTTAGAAATATTGCCAAAACAGCTCCTTATTATCACGATGGAAGCATACCAACTTTAGATGCTTGTGTCCAGTTTATGGCTTATTATCAACTTGGAAAATTTTTAAATCAAGAAACTGTAGATGATATAGTAGCTTTTCTAGAAAGCTTAACAGGAGAATACCATGACAGCATCCAATAA
- a CDS encoding RluA family pseudouridine synthase produces the protein MPYIKIKLPNNGKKAFQVLMESLKIPINEAQRLIDKKRLFCNGNLIEEKNKILNGIVELIVYENHPRGVEIVFENEDFAVLEKPSGVLSHPNGRHCQYSLSDEIWHLWGKQACIAHRLDKETSGLILVTKNKNAQIEFKTMFEKRQIQKEYLALVSGKIEKNFKIDACIDLIQNYDDVKTRMQICEKGKKALTEFEILNFFPKHNCTLLLCKPLTGRQHQIRIHLYHAKYPILGDPLYGLKKEEIEAILDGKINSSERIRLTGAKRLCLHANALKFTFKNDQFIINSKKNIENEFIQILHI, from the coding sequence ATGCCCTATATAAAAATAAAACTACCTAATAATGGAAAAAAGGCGTTTCAGGTCTTAATGGAATCTTTAAAAATTCCCATAAATGAAGCGCAAAGATTGATTGATAAAAAAAGACTTTTTTGTAATGGAAATTTAATTGAAGAAAAAAATAAAATTTTAAATGGAATTGTAGAGCTCATTGTTTATGAAAATCATCCAAGAGGAGTGGAAATCGTATTTGAAAATGAAGATTTTGCTGTGCTTGAAAAACCAAGTGGTGTTTTAAGTCATCCTAATGGAAGGCATTGCCAATATAGTCTTAGCGACGAAATTTGGCATTTATGGGGAAAACAAGCTTGTATAGCCCATCGCCTTGATAAAGAAACAAGTGGGTTAATTCTAGTTACAAAAAATAAAAATGCCCAAATTGAATTTAAAACCATGTTTGAAAAAAGACAAATTCAAAAAGAGTATTTAGCTTTAGTTTCAGGAAAAATAGAAAAAAATTTTAAGATTGATGCTTGTATTGATTTAATCCAAAATTACGATGATGTTAAAACCAGAATGCAAATCTGTGAAAAAGGAAAAAAAGCTTTAACCGAATTTGAAATTTTAAATTTTTTTCCTAAACATAATTGCACTCTTTTGCTCTGCAAACCTTTAACAGGAAGGCAGCATCAAATAAGAATTCATTTATATCATGCAAAATATCCTATATTAGGTGATCCACTTTATGGTTTAAAAAAAGAAGAAATTGAAGCTATACTGGATGGAAAAATAAATTCTAGTGAAAGAATCCGTCTAACAGGTGCTAAACGTTTATGTTTACATGCTAATGCTTTAAAATTTACTTTTAAAAATGATCAATTTATTATCAATTCTAAAAAAAATATTGAAAATGAATTTATACAAATCTTACATATCTAA
- the purB gene encoding adenylosuccinate lyase, with product MVVRYSREVMAKKWDIKAKYDAWLKVELAAVKTWNKLGLINDTDCEKILKNAKFDIDRIDEIEKTTKHDVIAFLTSVSESLGEESRFVHYAMTSSDCIDTAVALQIKESLELILEDISLLLEAIKKRAMEHKNTLMVGRSHGIHGEPITFGLVMAIWYDEILHAKDLIMHAKEVISYGKISGAMGNFAHAPLEFEEEVCRNLDLKPAPVSNQIIQRDRYAQVISAIAILASSCEQIAVAIRHFQRTEVYEAEEFFGTGQKGSSAMPHKRNPVLSENITGLCRVLRSFVTPALENVALWHERDISHSSVERFILPDAFITADFMLTRLTNLIENLLVYPENMMKNLNLTGGLVFSQRVLLELPFKGISREEAYKIVQRNAMKVWSDLQNGKEAINDKNESLFLIALLHDEDLRKSLNEEDIRKCFDYNYYTKNIDAIFARTFK from the coding sequence ATGGTTGTAAGATATAGCAGAGAAGTTATGGCTAAAAAATGGGATATTAAGGCTAAATATGATGCTTGGTTAAAAGTAGAATTAGCTGCTGTTAAAACTTGGAATAAATTAGGTCTTATTAATGATACCGACTGTGAAAAAATCTTAAAAAATGCAAAATTTGATATTGATAGAATCGATGAAATTGAAAAAACAACTAAACATGATGTTATAGCTTTTCTTACAAGTGTGAGTGAAAGTTTAGGAGAAGAGAGTCGTTTTGTGCATTATGCAATGACGAGTTCTGATTGTATTGATACTGCTGTTGCTTTGCAAATCAAAGAAAGTTTAGAACTTATTTTAGAGGATATTTCATTGCTTTTAGAGGCCATTAAAAAACGAGCTATGGAGCATAAAAATACTTTGATGGTTGGAAGAAGTCATGGAATTCATGGCGAACCTATAACTTTTGGTCTTGTTATGGCAATTTGGTATGATGAAATTTTACATGCTAAAGATCTTATAATGCATGCTAAAGAAGTGATTAGCTATGGTAAAATTAGTGGTGCGATGGGAAATTTTGCTCATGCTCCTTTAGAATTTGAAGAAGAGGTTTGTAGAAATTTAGATCTTAAGCCTGCTCCGGTTTCTAATCAAATTATCCAAAGAGATCGTTACGCGCAAGTGATTTCAGCTATTGCTATTTTAGCTTCATCTTGCGAACAAATTGCTGTAGCAATAAGGCATTTTCAAAGAACAGAAGTTTATGAAGCTGAAGAATTTTTTGGCACAGGGCAAAAAGGAAGTTCAGCGATGCCGCATAAAAGAAATCCAGTTTTGAGTGAAAATATTACGGGACTTTGCAGAGTTCTTCGATCTTTTGTTACTCCAGCGTTGGAAAATGTTGCGCTTTGGCATGAAAGAGATATTTCTCATTCTAGTGTAGAGAGATTTATTTTACCAGATGCTTTTATAACAGCTGATTTTATGCTTACACGTCTTACAAATTTAATTGAAAATCTCTTAGTATATCCGGAAAATATGATGAAAAATTTGAATCTTACCGGAGGACTTGTCTTTTCTCAACGTGTTTTATTAGAGCTTCCTTTCAAGGGAATTAGTCGTGAAGAAGCTTATAAAATCGTTCAAAGAAATGCTATGAAGGTATGGTCTGATTTGCAAAATGGCAAAGAGGCAATTAATGATAAAAATGAAAGTTTATTTTTAATAGCGCTTTTACATGATGAGGATTTGAGAAAAAGTTTAAATGAAGAGGATATACGTAAATGTTTTGATTATAATTACTATACAAAAAATATTGATGCTATTTTTGCAAGAACATTTAAATAA
- a CDS encoding ribonucleoside-diphosphate reductase subunit alpha, translated as MKVIKRNGRTEELDIAKIKKCTSDAVRDLEGVSLSELELDAKIQFRDGISTEEIQKTLIKTAVDKIDIDCPNWTFVAARLFLFDLYKKVNGMNRYNHLRDYFERGEKEGRILLGLKEKYDLDDLNDYIKPERDMQFTYLGVKTLYDRYLIKDSKGMPIELPQQMFMAIAMFLAQNEFNPGEWAKKFYDLISKFEIMLATPTLSNARTTRHQLSSCYIGSTPDNIEGIFDSYQEMALLSKFGGGIGWDWSKVRAMGGSIDGHKNAAGGIIPFLKITNDIAVAVDQLGTRKGAIAVYIEPWHMDISDFIDLRKNSGEERRRAHELFPALWINDLFMKRVRANDKWTLFDPADTADLCDLYGEEFEKRYEEYEKDENIVKEIVEAKELWKKILLNYFETGLPFLCFKDAANKANPNSHAGIIRSSNLCTEIFQNTDPNYYQIKVVFENGDERHFDEEERVIIDGGYEKSAKKISTLDSIDGNKVYIVEKYKNDGKTAVCNLASINLSKVHSNEDIERVVPTAIRMLDNVIDLNFYPHRKVKDTNLKSRSIGLGVMGEAQMLAEARIHWGSEEHFEIIDKIMEKISFEAINASSNLSIEKGSYPDFQGSNWSKGIFPIDVANEQAKALTLREGLFNQSDCDWNKLREKVKKDGMRNGYLMAIAPTSSISILVGTTQTIEPVYKRKWFEQNLSGMIPVVVPNLSLETWEYYTPAYELDQRILVKAAAIRGKWIDQGQSLNIFLSLDKASGGYLNEIYQLAWELGVKSTYYLRSESPNSEKVNVADRSIECEGCQ; from the coding sequence ATGAAAGTTATAAAAAGAAATGGACGAACAGAAGAATTAGATATTGCTAAAATTAAAAAATGTACTTCCGATGCTGTAAGAGATTTAGAGGGTGTAAGTTTAAGTGAATTAGAGCTTGATGCTAAAATTCAATTTAGAGATGGAATTTCAACTGAAGAAATTCAAAAAACTCTTATTAAAACAGCTGTAGATAAGATAGATATTGATTGTCCAAATTGGACTTTTGTTGCAGCTAGGCTTTTTTTATTTGACTTGTATAAAAAAGTTAATGGCATGAATCGTTATAATCATTTACGTGATTATTTTGAAAGAGGTGAAAAAGAGGGGAGAATTTTACTAGGTTTAAAAGAAAAATATGATTTAGATGATTTAAATGATTATATCAAGCCTGAGCGTGATATGCAATTTACTTATTTGGGTGTTAAAACTTTATATGATCGCTATTTAATTAAAGACAGTAAAGGTATGCCTATAGAGCTTCCGCAGCAAATGTTTATGGCTATAGCTATGTTTTTAGCACAAAATGAATTTAATCCTGGAGAATGGGCTAAAAAATTTTATGATTTGATTTCCAAATTTGAAATTATGTTGGCTACTCCAACTCTTTCAAATGCTAGAACTACTAGACATCAGCTTAGTTCTTGTTATATAGGGAGTACTCCTGATAATATTGAAGGAATTTTTGACTCCTATCAAGAAATGGCGCTTTTATCAAAATTTGGTGGTGGTATAGGTTGGGATTGGTCGAAAGTTCGTGCTATGGGTGGAAGTATAGACGGACATAAAAATGCTGCTGGAGGAATTATTCCTTTTTTAAAAATTACAAACGATATTGCTGTTGCAGTTGATCAGCTTGGAACAAGAAAGGGTGCTATTGCAGTTTATATAGAGCCTTGGCATATGGATATAAGCGATTTTATAGATTTAAGAAAGAATTCTGGAGAAGAAAGACGTAGAGCGCACGAGCTTTTTCCTGCTTTATGGATTAATGATCTTTTTATGAAAAGAGTTAGAGCTAACGACAAATGGACGCTTTTTGATCCTGCTGATACAGCTGATTTATGTGATTTGTACGGGGAAGAATTTGAAAAACGTTATGAAGAATACGAAAAAGATGAAAATATTGTTAAAGAAATTGTAGAGGCAAAAGAGCTTTGGAAGAAAATATTGTTAAATTATTTTGAAACAGGTTTGCCATTTTTATGTTTTAAGGATGCTGCTAATAAAGCTAATCCAAATTCTCATGCAGGAATTATTAGAAGTTCAAATTTATGTACAGAAATTTTTCAAAATACTGATCCTAATTATTATCAAATTAAAGTTGTTTTTGAAAATGGAGATGAAAGACATTTTGACGAAGAAGAGCGTGTAATTATAGACGGTGGTTATGAAAAATCAGCCAAGAAAATTTCAACTTTAGATAGTATTGATGGTAATAAAGTTTATATAGTTGAAAAGTATAAAAATGATGGTAAAACCGCTGTATGTAATTTAGCAAGTATTAATTTAAGCAAGGTGCATTCTAATGAAGATATCGAACGCGTTGTACCTACAGCTATTCGTATGCTTGATAATGTAATTGATTTGAATTTTTATCCTCATAGGAAAGTTAAAGATACAAATTTAAAATCTCGCTCCATAGGACTTGGAGTTATGGGTGAAGCACAAATGCTTGCTGAAGCTAGAATTCATTGGGGGAGTGAAGAGCATTTTGAAATAATTGATAAGATTATGGAAAAAATTAGTTTTGAAGCTATAAATGCAAGTTCTAATTTATCCATAGAAAAGGGATCTTATCCTGATTTTCAAGGATCAAACTGGAGCAAGGGAATTTTTCCTATTGATGTTGCTAATGAACAGGCTAAAGCTTTAACTTTAAGAGAAGGTTTGTTTAATCAAAGCGATTGTGATTGGAATAAGCTTCGAGAAAAAGTTAAAAAAGATGGCATGAGAAATGGATATCTAATGGCAATCGCTCCTACTTCCTCTATATCTATTTTAGTAGGGACCACTCAAACTATAGAACCTGTTTATAAGCGTAAATGGTTTGAACAAAATTTGAGCGGTATGATACCTGTTGTTGTTCCAAATTTAAGTCTTGAAACTTGGGAATATTATACTCCAGCTTATGAACTTGATCAAAGAATTTTGGTAAAAGCAGCTGCTATACGCGGAAAGTGGATAGATCAAGGGCAAAGCTTAAATATCTTTTTATCATTGGATAAGGCAAGCGGGGGCTATCTTAATGAAATTTATCAGCTCGCTTGGGAACTTGGTGTTAAATCTACATACTATTTAAGAAGTGAAAGCCCTAATAGTGAAAAAGTAAATGTGGCTGATCGTAGTATAGAGTGTGAGGGATGTCAGTGA
- a CDS encoding tRNA dihydrouridine synthase, translating to MIDFTNKPLFLAPMAGFSDLPFRNVVKKFGADVTISEMISSNALVYESSKTLHMLERSELEKPYIVQIAGGDKEILKKAVEILNKMDFIDGIDFNCGCPVNKVVKQCAGSALLNDLELFKTLVGVIKQTNKKKLTSVKFRLGFNEKYPEKMATICENLGVDFISIHGRTRKQLYSGKSDYNSIGFAKASVKIPVIANGDIDANNALEVYNITKCDGLMIGRASIGNPWIFYEIKHNKKVEEKLKKEIILTHFEEMLKHYQNQAVSIFRKHLHEYSKGHKEASAFRDEINRINDAKEMIKKIDSFF from the coding sequence ATGATAGATTTTACCAATAAACCTTTATTTCTAGCTCCAATGGCAGGTTTCTCAGATCTACCATTTAGAAATGTAGTTAAAAAATTTGGAGCTGATGTAACTATCAGTGAAATGATAAGCTCTAATGCTTTAGTGTACGAAAGCTCTAAGACTTTACATATGCTAGAACGTTCAGAATTAGAAAAACCCTATATTGTGCAAATTGCTGGAGGTGATAAAGAAATACTTAAAAAAGCTGTTGAAATACTCAATAAGATGGATTTTATAGACGGTATTGATTTTAATTGCGGCTGCCCTGTGAATAAAGTAGTTAAGCAATGTGCTGGTAGTGCTTTATTAAACGATTTAGAACTTTTTAAAACTTTGGTGGGAGTAATCAAGCAAACCAATAAAAAAAAATTAACAAGTGTCAAATTTAGATTAGGATTTAATGAAAAATATCCTGAAAAAATGGCAACAATTTGCGAAAATTTAGGTGTTGATTTTATAAGCATCCATGGACGAACAAGAAAACAGCTTTATAGTGGAAAATCTGATTATAATTCTATAGGCTTTGCTAAAGCAAGTGTAAAAATTCCAGTAATTGCCAATGGAGACATCGATGCAAACAACGCTCTTGAGGTTTATAATATTACAAAATGCGATGGATTAATGATAGGAAGGGCAAGTATAGGTAACCCTTGGATATTTTATGAAATAAAACACAACAAAAAAGTTGAAGAAAAATTAAAAAAAGAAATCATACTAACTCATTTTGAAGAAATGTTAAAGCATTATCAAAATCAAGCCGTAAGTATATTTCGCAAACATTTACATGAGTATTCCAAGGGTCATAAAGAAGCTTCAGCTTTTAGAGATGAAATCAATCGCATCAATGATGCAAAAGAAATGATTAAAAAAATAGATTCTTTTTTTTAA
- the dksA gene encoding RNA polymerase-binding protein DksA produces MKKNDLNFFKDNLEQRKKAIKEDLQSNSKEIEALHNSVPSDSVDFSVIETNSQIDLAISANLKQELKEIEESLNKIKNNTYGICESCDDEIAVERLKIKPHAKYCITCRENLEKGKNL; encoded by the coding sequence ATGAAAAAAAATGACTTGAACTTTTTTAAAGATAATTTAGAACAAAGAAAAAAAGCTATCAAAGAAGATTTACAAAGTAATTCCAAAGAAATCGAAGCCTTACACAATAGCGTTCCTAGCGATAGTGTTGATTTTTCAGTTATAGAAACAAATTCTCAAATTGATCTTGCTATTAGTGCCAACTTAAAACAAGAATTAAAAGAAATTGAAGAATCTCTTAATAAAATCAAAAATAATACTTATGGTATTTGTGAATCTTGCGATGATGAAATTGCCGTTGAAAGACTTAAAATAAAACCTCATGCAAAATATTGTATTACTTGTCGCGAAAATTTGGAAAAAGGAAAAAATTTATGA
- a CDS encoding 23S rRNA (pseudouridine(1915)-N(3))-methyltransferase RlmH, with the protein MQINIFYIQKNDEFEILDQKYFKLISKFATIKEYNLFNKKIANAQNLNNPELAKKSYEEAFNTHKKGFNIALDERGKELTSLEFAKMIQDKIELSFFIGGAYGLRKEFTEKLDFSFSLSKLTLAHYFVKTLLLEQIYRAFCINSNHPYHK; encoded by the coding sequence TTGCAAATTAATATTTTTTATATACAAAAAAACGATGAATTTGAAATTTTAGATCAAAAATATTTCAAATTAATATCTAAATTTGCCACAATTAAAGAATATAATCTTTTTAATAAAAAAATAGCCAATGCGCAAAATCTTAACAATCCAGAATTAGCAAAAAAAAGCTACGAAGAAGCATTTAATACACACAAAAAAGGTTTTAATATAGCTCTTGATGAGAGAGGTAAAGAACTAACAAGTTTAGAATTTGCCAAAATGATACAAGATAAAATTGAATTAAGTTTTTTTATAGGTGGGGCTTATGGACTAAGAAAAGAATTTACAGAAAAATTAGATTTTAGCTTTTCGTTGAGTAAATTGACTTTGGCACATTATTTTGTTAAAACTTTGCTTTTAGAACAAATTTATCGCGCCTTTTGCATTAACTCCAATCATCCCTACCACAAATGA
- the accD gene encoding acetyl-CoA carboxylase, carboxyltransferase subunit beta, whose protein sequence is MNFADIFSKIRRQQPSVKEAPNHWIKCPSCHALMYYKEIESCFNVCPKCSHHMRISPTERINLLSDENSFIEFDANLEAIDPLKFVDSKSYKKRLSENQNKTGKKSAVVSGECTINGIKTQLVVFDFSFMGGSLGSVEGEKIVRAIQRAISNKNPLVIVSSSGGARMQESTYSLMQMSKTSTALKLLSKEKIPYISILTDPTMGGVSASFAWLGDLVIAEPGALVGFAGERVIKQTIGADLPQGFQRAEFLLEHGLIDAIVERSEMKKYLSDVLKFFCGN, encoded by the coding sequence ATGAATTTTGCAGATATTTTTTCAAAAATTAGAAGACAACAACCTAGTGTAAAAGAAGCACCAAATCATTGGATAAAATGTCCAAGCTGCCATGCTTTAATGTATTACAAAGAAATAGAATCTTGTTTTAATGTATGTCCTAAGTGTTCTCACCATATGAGGATTTCTCCTACAGAAAGAATTAATCTTTTAAGCGATGAAAATAGTTTTATAGAATTCGATGCAAATTTAGAAGCTATTGATCCTTTAAAATTTGTTGATAGTAAATCTTATAAAAAAAGATTAAGCGAAAATCAAAACAAAACAGGTAAAAAGTCAGCAGTTGTAAGCGGAGAATGCACAATCAATGGAATTAAAACCCAATTAGTTGTGTTTGATTTTTCCTTTATGGGTGGTTCTTTAGGATCAGTAGAGGGTGAAAAAATAGTTCGAGCTATACAAAGAGCCATTAGCAATAAAAATCCTTTAGTAATTGTAAGTTCAAGCGGAGGTGCTAGAATGCAAGAAAGCACTTATTCTTTAATGCAAATGAGTAAAACAAGCACCGCTTTAAAACTTTTAAGTAAAGAAAAAATTCCTTATATTAGCATTTTAACAGATCCAACTATGGGAGGGGTTAGTGCTTCTTTTGCTTGGCTTGGAGACTTAGTAATTGCAGAACCAGGAGCTTTGGTAGGCTTTGCAGGAGAAAGAGTTATAAAACAAACCATAGGGGCTGATTTGCCACAAGGCTTTCAAAGAGCCGAGTTTTTACTAGAACATGGGCTTATAGATGCAATAGTTGAGCGATCTGAAATGAAAAAATATCTTAGTGATGTACTTAAGTTTTTTTGCGGAAATTGA